In Plasmodium chabaudi chabaudi strain AS genome assembly, chromosome: 10, a single genomic region encodes these proteins:
- a CDS encoding glucose-6-phosphate isomerase, putative translates to MDITSLKSYKDLIELSNEEKKKDLKDYLEDKKRSELLIKKFKSLYVDLSRQRYNENTLNKLIEYAEEIKLGEKIARTFKGEKVNITENRSVLHTALRIPIEKINSHKIIIDDKNVLEDVHNVLKKIENYSENIRNGNIKTCTNKKFKNVICIGIGGSYLGTQFVYEAMKYYYTNEVICKNKIDNNTLGTETFSIAYDEEKNFNLIFLANVDPNDINRTVQNIDQTETLVIIISKTFTTAETMLNARTIKNWLKLKIKDENDLSKHMVAISTNLKLTDEFGIDRENVFEFWDWVGGRFSVTSAVGILPLSIAFGFKNMKQFLNGCHDVDEHFLNTEYSKNIPVLLALTSFYNSQFFDNKNVAILPYFQNLLKFSKHVQQLAMESNGKSVDRNNNFINYNTCQVYFGEPGTNGQHSFYQLIHQGQIIPVELIGFKKSHFPIHIKNEKVSNHDELMTNFFAQADALAIGKHIEQLKEENHNNVSIDILNHKVFKGNRPSTLLLFDELNFYTCGLLLAIYEHRIVAEGFLLNINSFDQWGVELGKVLAKEIRNYFHDTRNKKNTTTYHFNESTKILLDYYLN, encoded by the coding sequence atggatataacGAGCTTGAAAAGTTACAAAGATTTGATAGAGCTAAGCAATGAAGAGAAAAAGAAGGACTTAAAGGATTATTTAGAGGATAAGAAAAGGTCTGAgcttttaataaaaaagtttaaaaGTTTATATGTTGACTTATCACGCCAGAGATACAATGAAAATACtcttaataaattaatcgAATATGCCGAAGAGATAAAATTAGGAGAAAAAATTGCAAGGACATTTAAAGGtgaaaaagtaaatattaCCGAGAATAGAAGTGTATTACATACAGCATTACGAATAccaatagaaaaaataaatagtcataaaataataattgatgataaaaatgtattagaAGATGTAcataatgttttaaaaaaaatagaaaactattctgaaaatataagaaatggaaatataaagacatgcacaaataaaaagtttaaaaatgtGATTTGCATAGGTATTGGTGGATCTTATTTAGGAACACAATTTGTGTATGAAGccatgaaatattattacacaAATGAAGTTATTTGCAAAAATAAGattgataataatacattagGGACCGAAACTTTTAGCATAGCTtatgatgaagaaaaaaattttaatttaattttcttaGCTAATGTTGATCCAAATGATATTAATAGGACTGTACAAAATATTGACCAGACCGAAACATtagttataattatatctaAAACATTTACTACTGCTGAAACTATGTTAAATGCTAGaaccataaaaaattggttaaaactaaaaataaaggatgaaaatgatttaaGCAAGCACATGGTAGCTATAAgtacaaatttaaaattaacagATGAGTTTGGAATAGATAGAGAAAATGTTTTTGAATTTTGGGATTGGGTTGGAGGTCGATTTTCTGTTACTAGTGCAGTTGGAATATTACCATTATCTATAGCATTTggctttaaaaatatgaaacaatttttaaatggcTGTCATGATGTTGATgagcattttttaaatacggAATATAGTAAGAATATTCCTGTTTTATTAGCATTAACTAGTTTTTATAATAGccaattttttgataataaaaatgtcgCTATATTGccatattttcaaaatttattaaaattttctaaGCATGTTCAACAATTAGCTATGGAAAGTAATGGAAAATCTGTAGATagaaataacaattttattaattataacaCATGTCAAGTTTATTTTGGTGAACCTGGTACTAATGGACAACATAGTTTTTATCAATTAATTCATCAAGGTCAAATAATTCCAGTAGAGCTGATAGGCTTTAAAAAATCTCACTTCCCAATACATATAAAGAATGAAAAAGTAAGTAATCATGATGAATTGATGACAAACTTTTTTGCACAAGCTGATGCATTGGCAATTGGAAAACATATAGAACAGTTGAAGGAAGAAAATCATAATAATGTATCtattgatatattaaatcatAAAGTATTTAAAGGAAACAGACCATCAActttattactatttgaTGAActcaatttttatacatgTGGATTACTTTTAGCAATATATGAACATAGAATTGTTGCTGAAGggtttttattaaatataaatagtttCGACCAATGGGGAGTTGAGCTAGGAAAAGTTCTAGCCAAAGAAATAAGAAACTATTTTCACGACacaagaaataaaaaaaatacaactACATACCATTTCAATGAATCTACTAAAATATTGTtagattattatttaaattaa